The proteins below are encoded in one region of Candidatus Omnitrophota bacterium:
- the dnaG gene encoding DNA primase has product MAFSEQVLEEIQSKADIVEIVGSYIPLRRAGRNYKANCPFHKEKTPSFMVSPSKQIFHCFGCGAGGNVFGFVMKMENIDFPEAVRTLAEKAGVELPRFTRAQFETSGYALQIYKLNELAASFYSSMLSGTDAGRRAASYLKERGVSDEVIAKAKLGFAPDDWSGLINFAKSKEVSIELLERAGLVMPREGGGHYDRFRNKIMFPIFDIKNRVVAFGARVLDNSTPKYINSPETEVYIKSRHLYGFNFSLQAVKEKDFCIIVEGYLDFLVPYQNGIMNIAASLGTSLTELQARLIKRYTKNVVMLYDGDSAGEAASLRGLDIFLQEGMQVRVATLPKGFDPDSFVRSKGAAEFDSLIAGAADLFDYKLGVLSARYDAKRSSDKAKMCAEMLPTIAKVADAVLKSEYVKRLSERLQVSEGALLSELKKVRPDREYEPSEEISSSAGKSQAAMAEKIIIGLMLDDPETIAQVKETLKAEDFTDEGTRKIAEEIFSSYGDGKSFKPVQLINKLAESELTALIAEATSLTDDIKDKPKNLADCIRWMRCSNSKSRLSELQNLIKAAQMMGDEKRVTQLVAEYSGMVKCQKDFARR; this is encoded by the coding sequence ATGGCGTTCTCGGAACAGGTCTTAGAAGAGATACAAAGCAAAGCCGATATAGTCGAGATAGTCGGGAGCTACATCCCGTTAAGGCGCGCCGGAAGGAACTATAAGGCGAACTGCCCTTTCCATAAAGAGAAGACCCCGTCCTTTATGGTCAGCCCCTCGAAACAGATATTCCATTGCTTCGGATGCGGAGCCGGAGGCAACGTCTTCGGTTTCGTGATGAAGATGGAGAATATCGACTTCCCGGAAGCGGTCAGGACGCTCGCGGAAAAGGCGGGCGTAGAATTGCCGCGTTTTACCCGGGCGCAGTTCGAGACGAGCGGATACGCCCTCCAGATATATAAGCTGAACGAATTGGCGGCCTCTTTTTATTCGTCGATGCTTTCAGGGACTGATGCCGGCAGGCGCGCCGCCTCTTACCTCAAGGAACGCGGCGTAAGCGATGAGGTTATCGCGAAGGCCAAGCTGGGATTCGCGCCTGACGACTGGAGCGGGCTTATAAATTTCGCGAAGAGCAAAGAGGTAAGCATCGAGCTCCTTGAGCGCGCCGGTCTTGTCATGCCGCGCGAAGGCGGCGGCCATTACGACAGGTTCCGCAACAAGATAATGTTCCCGATATTCGACATCAAGAACAGGGTCGTGGCGTTCGGGGCGAGGGTGCTGGACAATTCGACGCCGAAATATATAAATTCCCCGGAGACGGAAGTATATATAAAGAGCAGGCATCTCTACGGGTTTAATTTTTCGTTGCAGGCGGTAAAGGAGAAGGATTTCTGCATAATAGTCGAGGGTTATCTCGATTTCCTGGTCCCGTACCAGAACGGGATAATGAACATAGCGGCCTCTCTCGGCACCAGCCTTACCGAACTCCAGGCGAGGCTGATAAAGAGATACACCAAGAACGTCGTCATGCTCTACGACGGCGATTCGGCCGGGGAAGCGGCATCGCTGCGCGGCCTCGATATATTCCTGCAGGAGGGGATGCAGGTCAGGGTCGCGACGCTGCCGAAGGGCTTCGATCCGGACTCGTTCGTGAGGAGCAAGGGCGCCGCGGAGTTCGATTCGCTGATAGCCGGGGCCGCGGACCTTTTTGATTATAAATTGGGCGTCCTCTCCGCTAGATACGACGCGAAGAGATCGTCGGATAAGGCGAAGATGTGCGCCGAGATGCTGCCGACGATCGCGAAGGTGGCCGACGCGGTCCTGAAATCCGAATATGTGAAAAGGCTCAGCGAGAGGCTGCAGGTAAGCGAAGGGGCGCTGCTTTCGGAGTTAAAGAAGGTCAGGCCGGACCGCGAATACGAGCCTTCGGAAGAGATCTCTTCGTCGGCCGGGAAGTCCCAGGCGGCGATGGCCGAGAAGATAATAATAGGGCTGATGCTCGATGACCCCGAGACGATCGCCCAGGTCAAGGAGACCTTGAAGGCCGAGGATTTTACGGACGAGGGGACGCGGAAAATAGCGGAAGAGATCTTCAGTTCATACGGGGACGGCAAATCTTTCAAGCCGGTCCAGTTGATAAATAAGCTCGCGGAGAGCGAACTGACGGCGCTTATAGCTGAAGCTACGAGCCTCACGGATGATATTAAAGACAAGCCCAAGAACCTCGCGGATTGCATAAGATGGATGAGGTGCAGTAACTCGAAGTCGAGGCTATCGGAACTGCAGAATTTGATAAAGGCAGCGCAGATGATGGGCGACGAGAAACGGGTCACCCAGCTGGTCGCGGAATACAGCGGCATGGTAAAATGCCAAAAGGATTTCGCAAGGAGATGA
- a CDS encoding NGG1p interacting factor NIF3, translating into MKLSKLYDFAVKEGMAADPRGKEAIAKALARVRKEYESLKEKDKEFFDKEKLTNPYADTRVLNGAGSAEIKKALVGVDMEVGEVLLADRLNEKGKKIDLVLAHHPEGSALANFYEVMNMQPDIWYKFGIPINTAEGLMRDRIKEVERRVLAGNHTRAVDAAKLLGIPMMCIHTPADNHVTSYLQKIFDGKKPEVLAEVVEILREIPEYRNAAKRNAGPRILFGEPKNRPGRIFVDMTGGTEGPKDMFEKLEAAGVGTIICMHLGEEHFKNVQKGHLNIVIAGHISSDNLGLNLLFDKVAKEDKIEFIGCSGFERISR; encoded by the coding sequence TTGAAATTATCTAAATTATATGATTTCGCGGTAAAGGAAGGTATGGCCGCCGACCCGCGCGGCAAGGAAGCGATCGCGAAGGCGCTCGCCAGGGTCAGGAAAGAATACGAGTCGCTTAAGGAGAAGGACAAAGAATTTTTCGATAAGGAAAAACTTACCAATCCCTACGCGGACACGCGCGTATTGAACGGCGCGGGCTCGGCAGAGATAAAGAAAGCGCTTGTCGGAGTGGATATGGAAGTCGGCGAGGTATTGCTCGCCGACAGGTTGAACGAAAAAGGCAAGAAGATAGACCTCGTGCTCGCGCATCATCCCGAGGGGAGCGCGCTGGCCAATTTTTACGAAGTGATGAACATGCAGCCGGATATCTGGTACAAATTCGGCATTCCCATAAATACCGCCGAAGGGCTCATGAGGGACAGGATAAAGGAAGTCGAGCGCCGTGTATTGGCCGGGAACCACACGAGGGCGGTCGACGCCGCGAAACTCCTCGGGATCCCGATGATGTGCATCCATACGCCGGCCGATAACCATGTCACGAGCTATCTCCAGAAGATCTTTGACGGCAAAAAACCCGAAGTATTGGCCGAAGTGGTCGAGATATTGAGGGAGATACCGGAATACAGGAACGCGGCGAAACGCAACGCCGGCCCGAGGATACTTTTCGGCGAGCCGAAGAACAGGCCGGGCAGGATATTCGTGGATATGACCGGCGGGACCGAGGGGCCGAAGGATATGTTCGAGAAACTCGAGGCCGCGGGCGTCGGGACGATAATCTGCATGCACCTGGGCGAAGAGCATTTCAAGAATGTCCAGAAAGGCCACCTGAATATCGTGATAGCCGGGCATATCTCAAGCGATAACCTCGGCTTGAACCTACTTTTCGACAAGGTCGCGAAAGAGGATAAGATCGAGTTCATCGGTTGTTCGGGATTCGAAAGGATAAGCCGTTAG
- a CDS encoding CvpA family protein, with product MPEVFQRINWVDVLIVILLFRTSYIGARNGLSEELFRIIGVLMGLFFSIKFYSLIGSRINSTMALPQEYVDGATFLILILLSMLSLKLVSLGLTKIVKLAFADKIDKWGGFLVGLFRGAVLMSLLFMFFGIIRVDYLVKSVEERSLTGPYVAKIAPNVYQVVARTSPEIAKALPKVK from the coding sequence TTGCCAGAAGTTTTCCAGCGTATTAATTGGGTCGATGTCCTGATCGTAATCCTTTTATTTAGAACGAGTTATATTGGAGCGCGTAACGGACTTTCCGAAGAGCTCTTCAGGATAATAGGCGTCCTGATGGGCCTCTTTTTTTCGATCAAGTTCTATTCCTTGATCGGAAGCCGCATTAATTCCACCATGGCCCTCCCGCAGGAATATGTCGACGGAGCTACTTTTTTAATACTAATTTTACTGTCTATGTTAAGTTTGAAATTAGTAAGCCTCGGCTTGACCAAGATAGTCAAGCTGGCTTTCGCCGACAAGATAGATAAATGGGGCGGGTTCCTGGTGGGCTTATTCCGAGGCGCGGTCCTGATGAGCCTGCTCTTCATGTTCTTCGGCATCATCCGGGTCGATTACCTGGTAAAGTCGGTCGAGGAGCGTTCCCTGACAGGTCCCTACGTAGCGAAGATAGCGCCCAACGTATATCAGGTCGTAGCGAGGACTTCCCCGGAAATCGCAAAAGCTCTTCCGAAGGTGAAGTAA
- a CDS encoding DUF4159 domain-containing protein: protein MMPEEVKVLKQGAPIPETVKKSGSFAVSLFVHIAVLLVIGHIIVMKPQPKETFFEGKILSTKNVSIQRTAKFQPEVKMPQLAATSPTKEITTPEQKALAVDRPLELPAPAIAKTPELVPGEMKTGERKEAISPRSSRATLDFSSKAQVSGSGGSIKGTFTFPISTYSDWDNDPSTIPNLMNEFGRRTKIKVSIDQQPINFGDKGKIFQYPLIYMNGHQAFSFTQDDADTIREYLKRGGFLFIVNDNAKGGAFEDSLYKEMKKILPGSEFQKVPMSHPIYHIFYDFKGDRLPDGLYKNLPPEGYAIYYGDRMVVYYLATGDVCDGWTEADGGRWPGTRYIPTQSHNFGKLSNQGPGIGSGEGAGEEGIENSFKIGVNVLVYVLSNMP from the coding sequence ATGATGCCAGAAGAGGTTAAGGTATTAAAGCAGGGAGCGCCGATACCGGAAACGGTCAAGAAATCCGGCAGTTTTGCAGTGTCGCTGTTTGTCCATATAGCGGTATTACTGGTCATTGGACATATAATTGTAATGAAGCCCCAGCCAAAAGAGACGTTCTTTGAAGGAAAAATACTGTCCACAAAAAATGTCAGTATCCAGCGGACCGCTAAGTTCCAGCCGGAAGTAAAAATGCCGCAGTTGGCGGCCACTTCGCCGACGAAAGAGATAACCACGCCGGAACAAAAAGCCCTCGCGGTCGACAGGCCTCTCGAACTTCCGGCTCCGGCTATTGCCAAAACCCCCGAGCTGGTGCCCGGGGAGATGAAAACGGGGGAGCGCAAAGAGGCGATATCCCCGAGATCCTCCCGCGCGACGCTGGATTTCTCCTCAAAGGCCCAGGTAAGCGGAAGCGGCGGTTCGATAAAGGGCACTTTCACCTTTCCCATCTCTACCTACTCCGATTGGGATAACGACCCTTCGACGATCCCGAACTTAATGAACGAGTTCGGCAGGAGGACGAAAATCAAAGTTTCCATCGACCAGCAGCCCATCAATTTTGGGGATAAGGGAAAGATATTTCAATACCCGTTGATATATATGAATGGCCATCAAGCTTTTAGTTTTACGCAGGACGATGCGGATACCATCCGGGAGTATCTTAAGCGCGGCGGCTTTTTATTCATCGTCAACGATAATGCGAAAGGCGGAGCTTTCGAAGACTCGCTTTACAAAGAGATGAAAAAGATCCTTCCCGGTTCCGAGTTTCAAAAAGTCCCGATGAGCCACCCGATATATCATATTTTTTATGATTTTAAAGGCGATAGGCTGCCGGATGGTTTATATAAAAATTTACCGCCGGAAGGGTACGCGATCTATTACGGCGATAGGATGGTCGTTTATTATCTGGCGACCGGCGACGTTTGCGACGGTTGGACGGAAGCGGATGGAGGCAGATGGCCCGGGACAAGATACATCCCGACCCAAAGTCATAATTTCGGAAAGCTTTCTAACCAAGGCCCCGGTATCGGTTCCGGAGAAGGCGCCGGAGAAGAGGGTATAGAAAATTCCTTCAAGATAGGAGTAAACGTCCTTGTTTATGTCCTATCGAATATGCCGTAA